A part of Spiribacter vilamensis genomic DNA contains:
- a CDS encoding glycosyl transferase family 90, whose amino-acid sequence MLKDKLRKNRHKLTFYLKGISEIGLPRSYYINQRKRWFKCLEAHRSEGDIEDIQRRVNYYNQWQKTARLASGAERAGDFTKGKSWAYYIDMKRYLMAFDPSVRLFYQPGDVTRVTDQLTFLKSRPIRHDNHTSVLLKLNRVRHYFFVNDQQPFEHKKNLLVWRGGCHQQHRKEFVKRFCDHPLCDVGDSRQESSDEVCNKGFLGISQQLGYKFILSIEGNDVATNLKWIMASNSLCFMTKPKFETWFMEGALVAGFHYVQVSDDYSDLDSKVQYYIDHPEQAKAIVRNANNYVKPFLNEPREHLIGLLVMQKYFEKTEQTTPLGLRLWE is encoded by the coding sequence TTGCTAAAAGACAAATTGAGAAAAAACCGTCACAAACTTACGTTCTATCTTAAAGGGATAAGCGAGATAGGCCTGCCAAGAAGTTACTATATTAACCAGAGGAAGCGCTGGTTTAAGTGTCTGGAAGCGCACCGATCAGAGGGTGATATTGAAGATATCCAGAGACGAGTTAACTATTACAACCAGTGGCAGAAGACAGCGCGTTTAGCCTCCGGAGCAGAACGGGCGGGTGATTTCACCAAAGGGAAAAGTTGGGCTTATTACATCGATATGAAAAGATATTTGATGGCCTTCGATCCATCAGTCCGACTTTTCTATCAGCCGGGTGATGTCACGAGGGTAACAGACCAGCTCACGTTTCTTAAAAGCCGCCCGATCCGTCATGATAATCACACCTCGGTTTTGCTCAAATTGAATCGCGTAAGACACTATTTTTTCGTTAATGACCAACAGCCGTTCGAGCATAAAAAGAATCTGCTTGTCTGGCGCGGTGGTTGCCATCAGCAACATCGCAAAGAATTCGTCAAGCGCTTTTGCGATCATCCCTTGTGTGACGTGGGGGACAGTCGTCAAGAGTCTAGCGACGAGGTATGCAATAAAGGATTTTTGGGTATTTCGCAGCAGCTCGGTTACAAGTTCATTTTAAGTATCGAAGGTAATGATGTCGCTACCAACTTGAAATGGATCATGGCTTCTAATTCATTATGCTTTATGACTAAGCCAAAATTTGAAACCTGGTTTATGGAAGGTGCTTTGGTGGCAGGATTTCATTACGTTCAGGTCTCTGACGATTACAGCGATCTTGACAGTAAGGTGCAGTATTACATAGATCATCCGGAACAGGCTAAAGCAATTGTTCGCAACGCCAATAACTACGTCAAGCCCTTTCTAAATGAACCTAGAGAGCACCTTATCGGGCTATTGGTAATGCAGAAATATTTTGAGAAAACCGAACAAACGACGCCTTTAGGGTTGAGGCTATGGGAATAG
- a CDS encoding O-antigen ligase family protein, with product MRKLNINAGGFAHSATDNSLAFGIFLLPTLSLALPSGYSYGIIIILLSAIAIRVFDSEKYQSGFALSTPVSLIILSLVLYAVFWIGDAALRGEGVSDFDRPIRFLIAALCLSVIARTRIDSAWLWMGLGLGSINAGSVALWQWTVNGASRASGFAPTNKFGLIAITMALMCLSGLIWSTSTSCSGKKRFFISGLLVIGSFFGFTAAMLSGSRGAWIALIPATIVYSLVLTRILQAKYILRLTSMLGLFVILLVYILPTSNIVNRLEDAGSQLEAYVNGDFVGGSVGFRLEMWKGAGLLFIERPYIGWGELGYYSKMHELETNGAIQEHTARFTHAHNDWFNVLAKKGLAGGLILLAVYFTPLVFFIQTTLRAGRAKVVNTHMLALSVSGIVLVCSFMSVGIAQVTFNRNIGIMFYAFMIAVLVGLLARDRLPQEN from the coding sequence ATGCGTAAGTTGAATATCAATGCGGGTGGTTTTGCCCATTCCGCGACGGACAACAGCCTCGCGTTTGGAATCTTTCTATTACCGACCCTTTCACTTGCCCTCCCATCGGGCTATTCGTACGGTATTATCATCATATTATTGAGCGCCATCGCAATTCGGGTTTTTGACTCGGAAAAATACCAGTCTGGCTTCGCGCTCTCGACACCGGTCAGTCTTATTATACTATCTCTCGTTCTGTACGCTGTTTTCTGGATCGGCGATGCCGCATTACGTGGCGAAGGCGTAAGTGACTTCGATCGGCCGATTCGGTTCCTAATAGCAGCCCTATGCCTTAGCGTTATTGCACGCACACGAATCGACTCGGCATGGCTCTGGATGGGCCTTGGCCTTGGGAGTATCAATGCGGGAAGCGTAGCACTCTGGCAATGGACCGTTAATGGAGCATCACGAGCAAGCGGATTCGCACCGACAAATAAATTTGGCCTGATTGCAATCACTATGGCGTTAATGTGTTTGAGTGGACTCATCTGGAGCACCAGCACTTCTTGTTCCGGCAAAAAGAGATTCTTCATCTCGGGTCTGCTTGTAATCGGATCTTTTTTCGGATTTACAGCAGCAATGTTATCCGGTAGCCGTGGGGCTTGGATTGCGCTGATACCTGCGACGATCGTTTATTCGCTAGTGCTTACGCGAATACTCCAGGCGAAATACATATTACGCCTAACGTCAATGTTAGGCCTGTTTGTAATCCTTCTAGTCTATATTTTACCCACAAGTAATATCGTAAATCGCCTAGAAGATGCCGGCAGCCAACTAGAGGCCTACGTTAACGGGGATTTTGTTGGTGGTAGCGTCGGCTTCCGACTAGAGATGTGGAAAGGTGCGGGCCTCCTTTTCATAGAGCGACCATACATTGGTTGGGGTGAGCTTGGGTATTATTCGAAAATGCATGAACTGGAAACCAATGGTGCCATTCAAGAACATACAGCACGTTTTACCCACGCTCATAATGACTGGTTCAACGTCCTCGCTAAGAAAGGCTTAGCCGGTGGACTTATCCTCCTCGCGGTATATTTCACACCGTTGGTTTTTTTCATACAAACGACACTACGCGCAGGAAGAGCAAAGGTTGTGAACACACACATGCTTGCTTTATCAGTTTCTGGCATCGTACTGGTGTGCAGCTTTATGTCTGTCGGTATCGCACAGGTAACATTCAACCGGAATATTGGCATCATGTTTTATGCGTTCATGATCGCAGTACTGGTCGGTCTGTTAGCCCGTGACCGATTGCCGCAAGAAAACTAA
- a CDS encoding glycosyltransferase family 4 protein: MRMRQRAVKVAEATPRVLHINVARGWRGGEQQTWLLMRELAARGYRQGLCAYPDEPLAKAALDLEGVVTFSPRQCLRRPWTIGNWGISHVHDGRGIYWAWWLKKLRGIRYVVTRRMQQAPKDRFLTRLAYHQADALVAISSAARDGLQSFCPGHEVFLIPSAHSGLTPTRSATPAIRDHLMTDPANILIGNAGALRDSDKGQTILIQAGEQLRAAGYPVELVFFGEGEDRAVLERAAQGLKWIHFPGHVTPIEDYLGALDVFAFPSRHEGLGSVLLEAMTAEVPIVASQVGGIPDIVTDSVSGLLVEPETADALATAISKVIDTPDLALKFSTEGRRVAESMGPERMVEKYICVYDSLVASARE, translated from the coding sequence ATGCGAATGCGCCAGCGAGCCGTCAAGGTGGCTGAAGCAACGCCCCGTGTTTTGCATATCAACGTTGCCCGCGGGTGGCGAGGTGGTGAACAGCAGACCTGGCTTCTAATGCGGGAGCTTGCGGCAAGAGGGTACCGACAAGGGCTCTGTGCATATCCCGATGAACCGTTGGCAAAAGCCGCTCTGGATCTTGAAGGGGTGGTCACGTTCTCTCCTCGCCAGTGCCTGCGTCGGCCATGGACCATCGGGAACTGGGGTATCTCCCATGTCCACGACGGACGAGGGATTTACTGGGCCTGGTGGCTGAAAAAGCTGCGTGGGATCAGATATGTTGTGACGCGGCGAATGCAGCAGGCCCCCAAGGACCGGTTTCTCACGCGTCTCGCGTATCACCAGGCGGACGCCCTCGTTGCCATATCCTCGGCAGCACGAGACGGGCTGCAGTCATTCTGTCCGGGACATGAGGTCTTCCTGATACCTTCCGCCCATTCCGGCCTGACGCCGACTCGTAGCGCCACACCGGCGATACGAGACCACCTGATGACGGACCCCGCCAATATCCTGATCGGCAATGCGGGTGCGTTGAGGGATTCTGACAAGGGGCAGACGATCCTTATCCAGGCTGGGGAGCAGCTACGCGCCGCGGGGTACCCTGTAGAGTTGGTCTTCTTCGGAGAGGGAGAGGATCGGGCGGTCCTTGAGCGCGCAGCGCAGGGCCTGAAGTGGATCCACTTTCCGGGTCATGTCACTCCTATTGAGGATTACCTTGGAGCACTGGACGTATTTGCGTTTCCGTCCCGTCACGAGGGCCTGGGCTCCGTGCTGCTAGAGGCAATGACGGCTGAAGTGCCAATTGTTGCCTCGCAGGTTGGAGGTATACCCGATATTGTTACCGATTCTGTTTCGGGGCTCCTCGTTGAGCCTGAAACCGCTGATGCCCTCGCCACTGCCATTTCGAAGGTGATTGATACGCCGGATCTCGCGTTAAAGTTCAGTACTGAGGGAAGGCGTGTCGCAGAGTCGATGGGCCCTGAAAGAATGGTGGAAAAATATATCTGTGTTTATGATAGTTTAGTAGCTAGTGCTAGAGAGTAA
- the rfaD gene encoding ADP-glyceromanno-heptose 6-epimerase: protein MIVVTGGAGFIGSNLVHGLNAHDRDDIVVVDNLERGEKFFNIRDANIDQYLDQDEFLDWLVENGDDGVDAIFHLGASSDTTEWNGRYMMENNYAFSKGALDIAIAYQIPFIYASSAAVYGMGTDFKERIGKERPLNVYGYTKALFDRYVERQMQATDSQIAGLRYFNVYGPGETHKGRMASIAYHHYRQLHAGATVKLFGEYDGYSAGEQKRDFVYVDDVVSVNLWLLDHPQVSGVFNCGTGAAESFNEVANAVTRHFGYGGIEYIPFPDDLRGAYQSYTEADLNALRAAGYTGTFRSVSDGVADYMKWLDANAPASRQGG, encoded by the coding sequence ATGATAGTTGTAACCGGAGGTGCAGGGTTCATTGGGAGCAACCTCGTTCATGGCCTCAATGCCCACGATCGCGATGATATCGTCGTTGTCGATAACCTGGAGCGCGGCGAGAAGTTCTTCAATATTCGCGATGCGAATATCGACCAATACCTGGATCAAGACGAATTTCTGGACTGGTTGGTAGAAAATGGTGACGATGGCGTAGATGCCATTTTCCACCTTGGTGCTTCATCCGACACGACCGAATGGAACGGTCGATACATGATGGAGAACAATTACGCGTTTTCCAAAGGCGCGCTGGATATCGCGATTGCGTACCAGATTCCATTTATTTACGCATCCTCGGCAGCCGTTTACGGCATGGGTACGGATTTCAAAGAGCGGATCGGCAAAGAGCGGCCCCTCAATGTCTACGGCTATACCAAGGCGTTATTCGATCGATATGTCGAGCGGCAAATGCAAGCAACGGATTCGCAAATCGCCGGGCTGCGGTATTTCAATGTATACGGTCCCGGAGAAACCCATAAGGGACGTATGGCGAGCATCGCCTATCATCACTACAGACAGCTCCACGCCGGAGCAACAGTCAAGCTTTTCGGCGAGTACGACGGCTATAGTGCCGGCGAACAAAAGCGTGATTTTGTCTATGTTGACGACGTCGTGAGCGTCAATCTCTGGTTGCTGGACCATCCGCAAGTCAGTGGCGTGTTCAACTGTGGTACCGGGGCTGCAGAGAGCTTCAATGAGGTGGCGAACGCGGTAACGCGGCATTTCGGTTATGGGGGGATTGAATACATACCTTTTCCGGACGACCTCCGCGGGGCCTATCAGAGCTACACGGAGGCCGATCTGAATGCACTCCGCGCAGCTGGGTATACCGGTACATTCCGATCCGTGTCTGATGGCGTTGCAGATTACATGAAGTGGCTGGATGCGAATGCGCCAGCGAGCCGTCAAGGTGGCTGA
- a CDS encoding lysophospholipid acyltransferase family protein codes for MTDSAPPSDAGSAPLHGRAKAIDIALRVLSRLSLSALHRLGSAVGWLTERLRREEWRVARVNADICFPDWSEVEREHLARAALRENAKGLIELAAIWHWPVPRLLGLIREVEGADVVDELLAEGRGLLVIAPHHGSWEMLQMWLAQRVRLNSLYRPPRWKELEVLLNRGRSRSGAMLWPARPSGIRALFKALKAGEAVGVLPDQSPPSEGVFAPFFGRDAKTMTLFGKLAGRTGVPVVIGWAERLERGTGYRLHWRQVTEPVGDVDPAVAAAALNREIEGVVREKPEQYLWTYTRFEKRESGRPNPYKKQKA; via the coding sequence GTGACTGACTCGGCCCCTCCTTCCGACGCCGGCAGCGCTCCCCTGCACGGGCGGGCGAAGGCGATTGATATCGCCCTCCGAGTCCTCTCCCGGCTGTCCCTGTCTGCCCTGCATCGCCTCGGCAGCGCGGTCGGATGGCTGACCGAGCGCCTGAGGCGTGAGGAGTGGCGCGTCGCACGCGTCAATGCCGATATCTGCTTTCCGGACTGGTCCGAAGTCGAGCGCGAGCACCTGGCACGGGCAGCGCTGCGCGAGAACGCCAAAGGACTCATCGAACTCGCTGCGATTTGGCACTGGCCGGTGCCCCGGTTGCTGGGGCTGATCCGGGAAGTGGAAGGCGCTGATGTCGTCGACGAGCTACTCGCCGAGGGACGCGGGCTGCTGGTTATTGCCCCCCACCACGGTTCGTGGGAGATGCTGCAGATGTGGCTCGCCCAGCGGGTTCGTCTCAATTCGCTGTACCGCCCGCCGCGCTGGAAAGAGCTGGAGGTGCTGCTCAATCGCGGGCGTTCACGCAGCGGTGCGATGTTGTGGCCGGCGCGGCCCTCGGGCATCCGGGCATTGTTCAAAGCGCTTAAAGCGGGTGAGGCGGTGGGTGTGCTGCCCGACCAGTCGCCGCCGAGTGAGGGCGTGTTTGCGCCATTCTTTGGCCGTGACGCCAAAACCATGACGTTGTTTGGCAAGCTGGCCGGGCGAACCGGGGTGCCGGTGGTGATCGGCTGGGCGGAGCGGCTGGAGCGGGGGACGGGGTATCGTCTGCACTGGCGGCAGGTGACGGAGCCGGTGGGGGATGTGGATCCGGCGGTTGCCGCGGCGGCGCTCAATCGGGAGATTGAAGGGGTTGTGAGGGAAAAGCCGGAGCAGTATCTGTGGACCTACACCCGTTTCGAAAAAAGAGAATCCGGACGCCCGAATCCCTACAAAAAGCAAAAGGCTTGA
- a CDS encoding zinc-finger domain-containing protein, with amino-acid sequence MPDPQTHDRKDLIRPNSENRYEITVDDLPLSCPMPGMYLWNSHPRVYLPVHKTGHAKCHYCGAEFFIRDFDPDDPALAEHHRRE; translated from the coding sequence GTGCCCGATCCACAGACGCATGATCGAAAAGACCTGATCCGACCCAATAGCGAGAACCGCTACGAGATCACGGTGGACGACCTCCCGCTCTCCTGCCCGATGCCTGGGATGTATCTCTGGAACAGCCACCCCCGGGTCTATCTGCCGGTGCACAAGACGGGACACGCGAAGTGCCACTATTGCGGGGCGGAGTTCTTCATTCGTGACTTCGATCCGGATGATCCGGCACTGGCCGAACACCATCGCCGGGAGTGA
- a CDS encoding branched-chain amino acid transaminase → MSMAEQDGWIWMDGELVPWRDAQVHVLTHTLHYGMGVFEGIRAYNTQQGPAIFRLPEHIRRLFDSAKILGMTIPWTPETVRDACVNAVRENGLDSGYIRPMAFLGAESMGLRADNLQTHLIVAAWSWGSYMGEENMERGIRVRTSSFTRHHVNIAMCRAKANGQYINSMMALQEAVACGYDEAMMLDPEGFVAEGTGENLFMVRDGVIHTPELHSALAGVTRDAIMTIAREAGYEVRERRITRDEVYVCDEAFFTGTAAEVTPIRELDNRMIGEGRRGPITTDVQSRFFAAVEGRSEIHGDWLTRVV, encoded by the coding sequence ATGAGCATGGCCGAGCAGGATGGCTGGATCTGGATGGACGGCGAGCTGGTGCCCTGGCGCGATGCCCAGGTGCATGTGCTCACACACACGCTCCACTACGGTATGGGCGTGTTCGAGGGGATCCGGGCCTACAACACACAACAGGGGCCGGCGATCTTCCGGTTGCCGGAGCATATCCGCCGGCTGTTCGACTCGGCGAAGATCCTCGGGATGACTATCCCCTGGACGCCGGAGACGGTGCGCGACGCCTGTGTCAACGCCGTGCGTGAGAACGGCCTCGACAGTGGCTATATCCGGCCCATGGCCTTTCTCGGGGCCGAGAGCATGGGGCTGCGGGCCGACAACCTCCAGACGCATCTGATCGTTGCCGCATGGAGCTGGGGCTCGTACATGGGCGAGGAGAACATGGAGCGGGGCATTCGGGTCCGCACCTCCTCGTTCACTCGTCACCACGTCAACATCGCGATGTGTCGCGCCAAGGCGAACGGGCAGTACATCAACTCCATGATGGCGCTCCAGGAAGCGGTGGCCTGCGGTTACGACGAGGCCATGATGCTCGACCCGGAAGGGTTCGTGGCCGAGGGCACCGGCGAGAACCTATTCATGGTGCGGGATGGCGTCATCCATACCCCGGAGCTCCACTCGGCGCTCGCCGGCGTGACGCGGGATGCCATCATGACGATCGCCCGCGAGGCAGGTTACGAGGTCCGCGAGCGCCGGATCACCCGTGACGAGGTCTACGTCTGTGACGAGGCCTTCTTTACCGGAACCGCCGCCGAGGTGACACCGATCCGTGAGCTGGATAACCGGATGATCGGTGAAGGCCGGCGCGGCCCGATTACCACCGACGTCCAGAGCCGCTTCTTCGCCGCCGTCGAGGGCCGTTCGGAGATCCACGGCGACTGGCTGACCCGCGTCGTCTGA
- the glnE gene encoding bifunctional [glutamate--ammonia ligase]-adenylyl-L-tyrosine phosphorylase/[glutamate--ammonia-ligase] adenylyltransferase — METAPQPLRNTLAALPEALATPVATALERLPDDVTLPGDDAVLADLPRVWAMSDFAARVCVRDMGILVDLCDSGDLNRAYPEGGFRERLRQRLDGVDDEAAFHSVLRRFRAREMLRIAWRDLTARADLDEVLADLSAIADTLIDEALAWLYPRLCQQIGTPRDDAGNAQQMIVLGMGKLGGKELNFSSDIDLIFAFPEPGFTDAAKPRANEQFFLRLGRSLIAALDQQTPDGQCFRVDMRLRPYGDSGPLAMSIPAMELYFVDQGREWERYALIKARVVAGDQASGQALLDMLSPFVYRRYLDFGALESLRSMKAMITREVRRRRLSDNVKLGRGGIREIEFIAQAFQLIRGGQEAALRQRSLQPILGYLCEQALIPEHAQRDLTEAYRYLRRIENRIQAMYDRQAHDLPTNDLDRERLVLAMGAADWSELHHELDNWRLRVQGHFDQVFVAPQQEDEAEVTDEPDFADIWHDAVDEVTGREILSFADFTDPAAALTLIQRFRDGARVRALSEQGRKRLDRLMPMLMAAVHGCESPDAALARLLTLLDGIVRRTAYLALLNEHPMAISQLVRLVGSSPWIARYLSAHPMLLDELLDPRTLYAPLSREALAADCDSRMASADGDDLERQMEILRQFKQTQVLRVAAADLAGAIPVMLVSDYLTDIAEVILQRVLHLAWRQVSQRYGEPLRSDGEVADFGVIAYGKLGSLELGYGSDLDVVFLHDPVPARSVTTGEKAVEPAVFFSRLAQRFIHILNTPTPGGILYEVDTRLRPSGQSGLLTISFDAFVEYQRGRAWTWEHQALVRARMVTGGESLREGFSQLRREVLTRPRRRDELREEVRRMRERMRRELGSSRAGEFNIKQDRGGIADIEFMVQYGTLAGVQQYPGILRYTDNIRLLDELERAGELTTEQARVLADAYRQYRGMVHRLTLQEQSARVSEAAVEGPRAAVIDVWNTVMEPGSDTNAEESG, encoded by the coding sequence ATGGAAACCGCGCCGCAACCTCTCAGAAACACACTGGCAGCGCTGCCCGAGGCACTAGCGACACCCGTCGCCACCGCGCTGGAGAGACTCCCGGACGATGTAACCCTGCCCGGCGACGATGCCGTGCTCGCCGACCTCCCCCGGGTCTGGGCCATGAGTGATTTCGCGGCCCGGGTCTGTGTGCGTGATATGGGCATCCTGGTTGATCTTTGCGACAGCGGTGACCTGAATCGCGCTTACCCGGAAGGCGGTTTCCGGGAGCGTCTTCGGCAACGCCTCGATGGCGTTGATGACGAGGCTGCATTCCACTCCGTCCTGAGACGCTTTCGGGCCCGCGAGATGCTGCGCATCGCCTGGCGGGATCTGACCGCGCGGGCGGACCTCGACGAGGTGCTCGCGGATCTCTCCGCGATCGCCGATACCCTGATCGACGAGGCTCTGGCCTGGCTCTATCCGCGGCTTTGCCAGCAGATCGGCACCCCCCGGGACGATGCCGGCAACGCCCAGCAGATGATCGTGCTGGGGATGGGCAAGCTCGGCGGAAAGGAGCTCAACTTCTCGTCGGATATCGATCTGATCTTTGCCTTTCCCGAGCCGGGATTCACCGATGCTGCCAAGCCGAGGGCCAACGAGCAGTTCTTCCTGCGCCTCGGCCGCTCACTGATCGCCGCCCTCGATCAACAAACGCCCGACGGGCAGTGCTTCCGGGTCGACATGCGGCTGCGCCCGTATGGCGACAGCGGCCCGCTCGCCATGAGCATCCCGGCGATGGAGCTCTACTTCGTCGACCAGGGGCGCGAGTGGGAGCGCTACGCGCTGATCAAGGCCCGCGTGGTGGCCGGCGACCAGGCTTCGGGACAGGCACTTCTCGATATGCTCTCGCCCTTCGTCTATCGCCGTTACCTCGATTTCGGGGCGCTCGAGTCGCTGCGCTCGATGAAAGCGATGATCACCCGCGAGGTCCGTCGCCGCCGGCTCTCTGACAACGTCAAACTCGGACGCGGCGGGATCCGCGAAATCGAGTTCATTGCCCAGGCGTTCCAGCTGATCCGCGGCGGACAGGAGGCGGCCTTACGCCAGCGCAGCCTGCAGCCGATCCTCGGCTATCTCTGCGAGCAGGCGCTGATCCCCGAGCATGCCCAGCGCGATCTCACCGAGGCCTATCGCTATCTGCGCCGGATCGAAAACCGAATTCAGGCGATGTACGACCGCCAGGCCCATGATCTGCCCACCAACGATCTCGACCGCGAGCGGCTGGTGCTCGCCATGGGCGCGGCGGACTGGAGCGAGCTCCACCACGAACTGGATAACTGGCGCCTGCGTGTTCAGGGGCATTTCGACCAGGTGTTCGTCGCCCCGCAGCAGGAGGACGAGGCGGAAGTCACCGACGAACCGGATTTCGCCGATATCTGGCACGACGCGGTGGATGAGGTGACCGGTCGCGAGATCCTCTCGTTCGCCGATTTCACGGATCCCGCTGCGGCACTGACCCTGATCCAGCGTTTCCGCGACGGGGCGCGGGTGCGTGCCCTCTCGGAGCAGGGCCGAAAGCGCCTCGACCGGCTCATGCCGATGCTGATGGCGGCCGTCCATGGCTGCGAATCGCCGGATGCGGCGCTGGCCCGGCTGCTGACGCTGCTCGACGGGATCGTTCGCCGGACCGCCTACCTGGCCCTACTCAACGAACACCCCATGGCCATCTCCCAGCTGGTTCGCCTGGTGGGCAGCAGTCCCTGGATCGCCCGCTATCTCTCGGCGCACCCCATGCTGCTCGATGAGCTGCTCGATCCGCGCACGCTCTACGCGCCCCTGAGCCGCGAGGCGCTGGCGGCGGACTGCGACAGTCGCATGGCGAGTGCCGACGGCGATGATCTCGAACGGCAGATGGAGATCCTCCGGCAGTTCAAACAGACCCAGGTGCTTCGGGTCGCCGCGGCGGACCTCGCCGGCGCGATCCCCGTCATGCTGGTCAGTGACTACCTGACGGATATTGCCGAGGTGATCCTCCAGCGGGTGCTGCACCTGGCCTGGCGCCAGGTGAGTCAACGCTATGGCGAGCCGCTGCGCAGCGATGGCGAGGTCGCCGACTTCGGTGTGATTGCCTACGGCAAACTCGGTTCGCTGGAACTCGGTTATGGCTCCGACCTGGATGTGGTCTTCCTCCACGACCCGGTGCCGGCGCGGTCGGTGACCACCGGCGAGAAGGCCGTGGAACCGGCGGTGTTCTTCTCGCGACTCGCCCAGCGCTTCATCCACATCCTCAACACCCCGACACCGGGCGGCATTCTCTACGAGGTCGACACCCGGTTACGGCCCAGTGGCCAGTCGGGCCTGCTGACCATCAGCTTCGACGCCTTCGTCGAATACCAGCGCGGACGGGCCTGGACGTGGGAGCACCAGGCGCTGGTGCGGGCACGCATGGTGACCGGCGGCGAGTCCCTGCGGGAGGGCTTCAGCCAGCTGCGGCGGGAGGTTCTCACCCGACCGCGTCGACGTGATGAACTGCGCGAAGAGGTCCGGCGGATGCGCGAGCGCATGCGGCGTGAACTGGGCTCGAGCCGTGCCGGTGAGTTCAACATCAAACAGGACCGGGGCGGTATCGCGGATATTGAATTCATGGTTCAATACGGCACGTTGGCCGGGGTGCAACAGTATCCCGGCATACTGCGTTATACCGACAACATCCGCCTGCTCGACGAGCTCGAACGGGCGGGCGAGTTAACCACCGAACAAGCCCGAGTCCTGGCCGACGCCTATCGTCAATATCGCGGCATGGTCCATCGATTAACCCTCCAGGAGCAGTCCGCGCGGGTATCCGAGGCGGCCGTCGAAGGTCCCCGTGCAGCGGTCATCGACGTCTGGAACACGGTCATGGAGCCAGGATCGGACACGAACGCTGAGGAGAGCGGCTGA